CCTTTAATCCCAACCGTTCATCCACTCTCCCGTGTATAACACACAGCCGCGTTCTGATTTCTGAATCTTCAAGTTTCTTCAGTTATGCAATCTTCAGAGTCTCACGCGCGTGGCGCAGCGGAGGCATCCGCCGTTTTGTGCCAAGCATTATACATGTTGTTACTAGATCCTACTCACCCAGATATATCGTCTTTTCCTTAACCCTCTTTATCCCACACTCTTATCCGTCCTGCACATCCATCTTATAGAGCAGGTTTATAGGAGCTTGTGCCAGTGCTTGTTCTTCGCTAAGCACCTGCTCCTCTCTATCCCTCTATCTTttcctattatacttgctcttaagaCCACAAGCCTCTATAGCAGGGTTGTCATCACTATGACTTCGGCGCAACTATGCCATGTTGACTTTAAAAGTCAACTCCTTTTGACTTACAAGCAAGCCAAGTAAATACTCCTAATAAGGCCGAGTTCGCCACAATAAATTGTCTGAGATAGTATCGTTCTCCCCAAACATATTTTCGAAAATGCTAAATGATACGTTTTATAAAAAGTagttaaatataaaaatttctttagaaaaccaaataaattcatttttaatttataatttttaatatttaattaatcctaTGTGCTAATAGTGATCTATTCCGTTTTAATCAGCATTCGGCCACACTACGTTGGCTCCCCGACACGTGCCAGCCACACTGACCAAATGTAGCTGCCAGCTGGGCCCCACTGCCACTAGGACGACGACACCACAGAAGCTGCTTACACGTTCCCTTTCATCCGTtcgtcaaatttttttaaagtttaaatttcGCAGGTAAGCACGGTTTCCAGAGTTATTTTGATTCTGTTTCGAAGGACCCATGgattgaaatttgaaaactCCTGGTGTTTTTCGAGTCGGAGAACAGAGTAGAATTTCCAGGTCCAAAACATCTTTAATTGTAAATTTTACAGCTCAACATGGCTTCTAGAGTTTTTATTCGATTCGGAACGTGGATTGAAATTTGAGAGTTCTGATGCTTTTCAACTCAAACGAATTATGTTCTTTTGCAAACAGAGAGGATTGATCAAGATCCCCTGTTCGAATTATGAGGAAATCAGGGGAAATTGCATAGGCAACTCAAACGAATCTTGTGCTTTTTGATGGTTGGTTTTGCAATTCTAGTGCAAGTCTCTGAAATTCTGAAGATGGAACTCCAAACACATGTGTTCCTGCATGCTTGTGTTTGTTTTTGACGGTCTGATGCATCTGAAATTTCACTTGGGATCATCCACAGCACTGAATTATTCCTAATGAATTATTCAGCGGAGATATGATTTGCTGAATCGTTGCATTTGCACCCGCCTGAATAAAAACCCTGAAATTTAGTACTCGACCAAAAGAGGAGTCCTCAAATCAAATGGAGCACAAGATTCAGAAATTTCAGATGTTTATTTCggacctgttcactttgatgcaattttcaaccttaccaaattttggtaaagttgtcaaaaaatggctacatttagtttgctaccaaattttggtaactatataagaaatcctgccaaaattttagcaatgccaaattttgataaggttttttttggcatcaaagtgaacaggcccttcgTGTCCAAAATCCTGTCCCCAAACAGCGCATTCTGTTGTACCGTCACTCATCCGAACAAGGGACCCATTTGCATAATTTTAACCCGCGGCCAACTTGTACCATCAGATGATAAGCTTGCGGACCGGATTAAAGCACACGGGAAACTAAAAGTGATAGTAATACGATCCAAACTATCTTTgtgtttaactttttttcacgcagttttgttgttgttgttgttgttgttgttgttgttgttgtaatACACAAAAACTACAACGCTCGCAGCTAATGGTAGCGAGTAGCGACCCAAACGTGGAGGGACTCATCTGCATAATTCCAGCACGAGGCCATCTGAGAGCCGTTAGATGACGAGCGTGCGGTCCAGATCCTACGGCGTCTCtctctcgcctcgcctccggTGATTTCGACGGTAGCCGTTAGCTGTACCCCCAAAATGTACAATCACGCACTAAATTCGAATCCAAAATTTTCGCCATAAATTTTGCACGTATTTGCCCCCACGTACACGCCGCCCGCATTCACTGCGTGCTGCTCGCATTTGAACTGAATTTCAAAACCacctcgtcgtcttcttcccccCAAATCTAGCGAGCTCGCTCACGAGCAGAGCGAGGCAGAGGCAGATGCACGTGTGcttccatggcggcggcggcggcggcggcggcaggctcgCCAAGTCATTCAACGTCATCAGCGACTTCACCAAGATCTTGATTGGTCGTCGAGGTGGAGACCACgcgctggcgcggcggcggcggatgcggcaATGCAAGgatgccgcgccggccgcggcggcggcggcggtggcgtccgCGTCCGCCAAGATCGCGCcggaagaggagggggaggggggtggaGGAGGTAAGGAAGAAGAGTTCTGCGACAAGTGCTGCTCGGCTCTgtcgggaggcggtggcgcggaggaggaggcggcggcggagggtgaGCGGGAGTGGgtggcggagccggagccgggGGTGTTGCTGACGCTGGCGCcgcgcgccgacggcgtcagCAACCGGCTACGGAGGATACGGTTCAGGGAGGAGGTGTTCGACGCGTGGGCGGCGCAGTGCTGGTGGGCGGACAACCACGACCGCATCGCCGAGCTCTACTGCCTCGTCaagcccgacgacgacgacgacgaggaggaggcgatagccgcggcggaggcggccatgTTGCCGGCCACCCCATGCCAATCCgaggcggaggacgacgacgacgacgacggagcagAGTCGTCGTCacggtcgccgtcgacgtccacCTTCTCCGGTGGCCCttccagcggcagcggcggcgggtcaACCGGCACGTTGGGCTCGCCGATACTGGGCCTCGTCACCGCGCCCAACACCACCGGAGGCGGCGAGCACGACGCCGTCCGCGACCAGCAccagccgacggcggcgacgtggaggGAGTGGGTGGAGGAGTACGAGCCCGGCGTGTTCATCACCGTCGGAGCCTATCCCGGCCACCGCCTCCAGCTCCGGTGCGTCGAGCTCAGGTACGCCGCACTTTCTATCGCAGCTCCGGCGTGTTCATTCATCCATGGCGTGTGTGACTGATTGCGTCATGCTGACGTGTACGGGTCGTTGACTTGTGCCGTGCTGACGTGTGCGCGATCGTTGACTTTTGTCGCAGCCGCGAGAAGTTTGGCGAGGTGAAGGCGAGAGTTTGGTGGGAGGAGAACAAGGCCAGGCTGCACCACCTCTACTCTTTCTGAAGCCTTAATTTTCGAGGCtatttatgataaattttgtaCAAATTACAAGTGAAATGAGGAGGTTCAATGATTTTGCAATTCCCGTGCTTAACCCTGCTTGCTTTCTTGGAGGAATTTTGCAGGAAACAGGCATGGATTCTATAGGATATATTCACTTGAATCAGataatttcttttaaaattaCCGTAGAAGATATATTCACTGGAATTTgttaatttcttttaaaattaCAGTAGAAGTTTTCCATCCCAAATGAGGCTTAAACAGATTTCCGTGAAAACCATGTAAATTTCGAAAACAATAGTAATCATACGATGCATATGTCATTTATAGCGGGAATACATATTACTCGTCTTATTGCTATAGTGAAACAGTGATCATACTACTCGCACTGGCTTAATTATTTTCTGTTTCTATTGTTCATGCAAAATACAAAGGgtttaaaattaaatattagGGCACAGCTAGCTTAGCCGATCTTGGGAGGTCTGGCGACCTTGTCGTCCGAGTCGACGAAGACCCTGACACGGCCGGCGTTGTAGTCCGTGGTGACGAAGGCGTCGGCGGGGACCACCTGCACGTCCAACTCCGGCCTCTCCTCTCCGATCTTCGTCTTCGCCGCCTCCGACGACACGCCGACCAACTCCGGCCACGAATccttcgccgccgacggcgacaccaccacgccaccgccggcagccgccgccgctccgcctctcTCCATTTGTTGGCACGGTGTTTGTGTAGTTGCGAGTTGGAGAATGCACAAGGGATTTTATAGATGAGGCCTGAGGCACGGGACGATTTGAGTGTTAGAGGCGACGATATGGACAAACACATGGCAACTCGATGCaataatctcttatattttcaGTGCAACACTGGAGagtaaaaaaaagcaaatgaCTTTGGCCGGCCGGCAGGATACACTAGTCTAAGATGCATGGTTAACACCTAACCTAGGGTTCTGAAATCACTACTAGGTACCAAGAAAACAAGTACAAATAATGAGTACCAAAAGAAAACGATGGAAACCGTTCGTGCAATTTGATAATGAAATTCTCATGGTCATATCGGCAAAAACATCGAACGGCAGTTCTTTCATTTCTGGGAAGCAAGACGAAGCGTCTGTTTGTATAATCAAGATGCATCGCAGGTGAACGTTTGCTAATTTACTTGGCACgactttggctgtgtttagttcacataaaaattgtaagtttggttgaaattgaaacgatgtgacagaaaagttggaagtttgtgtatgtagaaaagttttaatgtgatgaaaaagttgaaagtttgaggaattattttggaactaaacacgatGAAACTGATCTAAGTCAGTACGTCacccagaaaaaagaaaactcacTCGAATGGAAACTCGACCATACCTCAACCCATCATAAAATGAGGGAAAGCCGTAGGATTACCAACACTCTACTGTTCACTCAGCCTCACCGATCAAAACATTCACACAAACCTCCTACTACTAGGAACCATATGCAATATGCAATGCAAATACCAGTCCATCAGTATGCCCACAAGAATCCTCATCAACGGCTTGTTCTGGCAATCATCCATCAACCACAATTGTGCAGTCGATTCAGGAAACAAACAGTCATTGAATGGAGTCCACATACCGGAATCAACCCCAGAAACATGTCAGATTGCATGTGATGCAGGGAGGGACAAACAACGCATGGAAAGTGGTATCTGCAGTCCTGGGGCTGGGGAACTCTTGGTTTCCTTTGGATGAAGAATGTCACGTGCCTGTGGTTTACGATGGGTTTTGAACCTTATACATCAGTGAGATGTTGGACTTGAGCCACTAGGTAGGTGTAGGCCCATCTTGTCATAGTCAGATTCCTTCCACCTCGAACTCTTGTTTTTCCTCCAATCTGTTTATTCTGCTTGGGCATGATGCTGACAATTGTTCGGTTCAGGACACAAGTCCATTTCAGTTATATATACAAGCTTCAGAGAAGATGTGATATCACATGGGGACCTGGGAGATCTTCATTTCAAGCAACACTCTTAACCAAAATGAAGCAGGTACAGTATCCGCTTGTTATCAAGAAGGTTGATGGAACTTGTCCTAGTCTCTTCGTTTTCCATAAGAACCATCATCATCAATACCGCTACACAACATGGCCTCGATCAAACAGAGTTAAGAAAGGCTTTCAGTTCAACCTTATAATAGTTCCTGCCTCACATCTTTCCTGAATGCAGCACACGATGAGAGCAACTTGTTATAATCTTGACAAGCTGGCAGCTGAAAGTTTCTACAGCTCCGTAGTACATAATCAATATCTACTATCCTTTCTCCCAAAAGAACAATGCCTGCTTATGAATCAATCATCCGAAGGTGTCACATTCATCTCCATCAAGCATTAATACTGTAGATGCTTATGCATTCTCCTGGTTGATTTAACATTTTGCTCGTGTCTCCAGTTGATGGAACATTTTCGTGTCTTGAGATCAGAAAGTTTAGATATGCCGATCTGTTGCTTGTCCAAAGAGCACATGCCTAGAAGCATAACTGATCTGCTAGAGAAGATTCGGCATCAGCAGCTCCCCGTATTACTGTTTTCTTCAAGCAGATGTCCCTGTCTTCTCATTAATGCAATATATCTTCAGTCAGAGGGACAGACCAACTAATGATTTCAACCTGCATGGTCAAAAACAGCGTTAGACATTTATTGGAAAACAGAAAGGCATAAGCAGTTGTGTAAATAGTAAACAAGAAGCTATTGTAATAGGAGAAAAGCAGCACATACTACAGAAATTATACTTTGATTACTCATGAATATAACAGAAACCACTTAATCACTTAACATAAACATGTCAATAGGCATCAATCTGATAATAAACAGAAGGGAGACGAGTAGGGTAAAAACAAACTGGAACTCATATGCAGCTAAAATGTTCAGGAAGAAAACAATGTGCAATTTATACATGCAAAAAAAGAGTTTGTATTAAGTTGATCCTCTCCATGGATTTAGATCAAAGGTTACATGCTAGATTATAGTCTCAATTTCATCAAAGCTGTTCCGCTTCCATTTCCTAACTGCACTGTACCATGTACCCAGGTTTATCACATAACAAGATAAATCGGTACACTGAGATTTCATGT
This genomic window from Oryza sativa Japonica Group chromosome 12, ASM3414082v1 contains:
- the LOC112937412 gene encoding putative protein Brevis radix-like 5, which produces MHVCFHGGGGGGGGRLAKSFNVISDFTKILIGRRGGDHALARRRRMRQCKDAAPAAAAAAVASASAKIAPEEEGEGGGGGKEEEFCDKCCSALSGGGGAEEEAAAEGEREWVAEPEPGVLLTLAPRADGVSNRLRRIRFREEVFDAWAAQCWWADNHDRIAELYCLVKPDDDDDEEEAIAAAEAAMLPATPCQSEAEDDDDDDGAESSSRSPSTSTFSGGPSSGSGGGSTGTLGSPILGLVTAPNTTGGGEHDAVRDQHQPTAATWREWVEEYEPGVFITVGAYPGHRLQLRCVELSREKFGEVKARVWWEENKARLHHLYSF